In the genome of Shewanella denitrificans OS217, the window ACTCACAGGGGCTCGCGTCATATCTAGCTCTATGCTGATATCGCCAAGATTGGTGCTAAAAACGATCATAATTATTCCTTAATGTCTCTCGATAATGTATCTCGATTGCGCCTAAGCATTAAAGCGAAAGACTAAAAAAACCGCGCTATGCACGGCTTGAAGTGAACATTAAGCTCACCGACTTAAAAAAGTATATTAGCATTGACTCGCTAATGTATTAACCTAAACCACATCGCCCATCCAGCGCTTTAGCAGCGGCGACATGATGAAGGTCAACAAGGCGCCTCCCAAGGCAATCCACATTATGTCTTGGTAGAGTAAGCTGAAACTTTGATGCGAAGTGATGCCTGCTATATCCATGCTCGCTTGACCTGCAAGCAAGGCGGCGATGAATTCAGCAATCGCAGAGCCAAGAAACCATAATCCCATCATAAGGCCAACTATTTTTGGCGCGGATAATTTAGTGATCATTGAAAGCCCTATGGGGGAGATGCATAATTCCCCCGTAGTGTGCAGCAAGTAAGCCAGCACTAACCAACCTAAGGCCACTTGCTCACTACCTTCTGCGAAATACAAGCCAACCACCAAGGCCAAAAAGCCCAAGCCCACTTGCAATAGCCCTAGCGAGAATTTCATCGGCGTACTTGGGCAGTAATTATGCTTCGCTAGCCATTGCCATAACTTGGCAAAAACTGGCGCTAACATAATGATAAAAATGGCGTTAAGTGATTGCAGCATGGGCGCGGGTATCGTCAGCCCAAAAACGAGCCTATCAGTTAACCTATCGGCAAACAGGTTCATCGAACTCCCCGACTGCAAGAAACACAAGAAAAACACGGTCGACATCATGATGAGGCTGACGGCGGCATAGAGTTTTTGTTTAACTTCAGATGACACTTCATTGAGGCAATACCATACAAGCCACAGACCAATAGCCACAAATGCCAGCCCCAATACTCCTGCCACCAGCTGATGATTACCGATAAGCAGCATAACAACCGCCACCAAACCTAGGCTGCCCAGATAAATCAGCTTCTCTCGGCTAATGCTAAACCACACAGGCTCAGTTAACTTAGCTTCATTCGGTGCATCGGCAACCCCAAGCAGGTGCTTATGCCCACGCAGGAACACCACCAGCCCGAGTAGCATGCCAAAACCCGCCAAACCAAAGCCATAAGCCCAGCCGTAGGTGACGCCCACATAG includes:
- a CDS encoding peptide MFS transporter, producing MDNSAAVENSLDVTNNEKETNQVHPKGLYVCFFTEMWERFSFYGLKALLIFYLTEHFLFSDQEAASIFGNYFALVYALPLVGGVLADRYLGAKRAVVLGAVLLCFGHLGMTFEGSAAYINESGERVSSTGLTAFYLSLSFIIVGVGFLKPNISSIVGKLYQVNDPRKDAGFTLFYMGINLGSALAAIICGYVGVTYGWAYGFGLAGFGMLLGLVVFLRGHKHLLGVADAPNEAKLTEPVWFSISREKLIYLGSLGLVAVVMLLIGNHQLVAGVLGLAFVAIGLWLVWYCLNEVSSEVKQKLYAAVSLIMMSTVFFLCFLQSGSSMNLFADRLTDRLVFGLTIPAPMLQSLNAIFIIMLAPVFAKLWQWLAKHNYCPSTPMKFSLGLLQVGLGFLALVVGLYFAEGSEQVALGWLVLAYLLHTTGELCISPIGLSMITKLSAPKIVGLMMGLWFLGSAIAEFIAALLAGQASMDIAGITSHQSFSLLYQDIMWIALGGALLTFIMSPLLKRWMGDVV